The genome window TTTTTATAAATTCATATCCATTTTTAATATGTTTTGCCATAAGTTCAGATACTTTTTTCTCATCTCTTTTTTTCAAATATTCAAGAATATCCAAGTGCTCTTGTACTATTTCCTTTCTTCTCACTGAATATCTTCCTGAAATATCTCTATCATAGAGGATAACTACCATAAGCTCATTGAGGAGTTTACTTAATCTTTGATTTCCTGCTATTTTCAACAATTCATTATGAAATTCTGTATTTAATTCTATAAGTATTTCGGGAGTTTTTGCTTCATTACATTTCTCTAATATTTTTTCTAACACTTTTATATCTTCTTCAGTAATATTTCTAACTGCTAATTTTCCTACCATTCCTTCTAAAGCTTCTCTACATTCATATATTTCTAATAAATCTTTTTGTTCTATTCCTTTTACAATTACACCTTTCCATGAAGCTACTTCTATGAGCCCATCTGAAGCAAGTTTTCTAAAAGCTTCTCTTACAGGAGTAGGACTTACATCAAACATTTTAGCTATGGACGTTTCTGTTATTTTTGTTCCTCTTTCTAATTCTCCATCCATTATAAGTTCTTTCAATCTGTCATAAACTTTTTCACTTAAAGTTTTTTTATTATCTAATTTTATAAACTTCATTATTCCTCCCCAATAAAAACTTTATTTTACAAGAATATTTTACTATATAAAATTAATAAATTCAATTTTAAAATAGAATATATTCTACAGAATAATTTATTTACTTTTAATATTTTGTATCTTTTTCCATCTTTAGATTTTTCAAAATTATTCTATTTTCTGAATAAATTATAACAAATAATCTTATTATTTCTATGTTATATTCAAGTACATAAATAATTTTTTCTTACTTCTATGTTTATCATATTTTATTATTTATATATAAAACCTTCTTTCTGTTATTGTATTCATTTAATATAAATGATAAAATTATAATGTTAGGTTTTATAATAAAGAAATAAAAGTATTGTTACAGGAATATTATTAATATTATTTAATTATTATATGAAAAACAAATGAAAAAAAATAAAATATTAAAGAAGTTTTTAAATGATATTTATTTAAATTTTAAGATATAAAAAATCTAGAAAAAGGAGAAACAGCTATTATGAACATATTATTTGAAAACAAATACTACAATGAAAAAGATCTTTATGTTGAATATATAAAAGATGTACATTGCAAATATACAAGAAAGCTTGGATATATTCTCTTAATTTTAGGAGTATTTTATAGTTGCCTTTATATCTTTAAAATAAGAACAATCCCTATACTAATATTAGCTATACTTTTATTAGCTTTTTCATTACGACTTATTACCATCCATAAAATCTATCAAAAACATCTCAAAAAAAATGCTTTTAATTTACATAATGGAAAAATTTATGAATCTATTTTTCAATTCACAGAAAATAAAGTAATTTTAAGAGAAGGATCAATCTTAATGGAATTTGATTATATTCAAATTAAAAATCTAAAAGAATATAAATTGATTTATACCTTAATGATTGGAGAAAAACAAGGACTATTATTAAAAAAAGATAGTTTTTCTATTGGTACTTTTGATGAATTTAAAAAATTTATAGTCAATAAGATTAAAAAATAATTATTGAGTTTACTTTACAAAAAATATATAAAAAAAGGATAGCATCATTTAAAATGATATTATCCTTTAATATAATTGAATAAAATACATAAATAACAATTTCTTTTCTTTAATTAAAATTTTATAGTTCTTTTTTCTTCAAATAATTTCATATATTAGCTTCCTCATATCTCAGTTTTTAATTAAAAATTTAGGTACATTACATATTAAATTTTTAATATCTTCTTCTTTAAAATTATTTTTTAGCAGTACTTCTACAAAGTTTATAAATTCTTCTATTGGCTTTTTTCTTTCTACTTGACCTCTATCTGTAGATATATAAATATTTTCTGTTCCAATTTCTCTTATTGTCCTTATCATATGCTCAACTGTACAGTTGCTTTCAGCAATATTATACCAGCATTTTTCAATTTTAACTCCAATTTCAGCTAATTCTTTTTGTTTTTCCAAAGGCATGTAAGTTCGTTCCCATTCTGGATGAGTTAAAACCATTTTTATATTTCTTTTTCTTCCTTCTTTACAAAGAATTATAGATTCTTTAGCAGAAATATGTCCTGTAGCCAAAGGTACTCCATATTTTGAGACAATATCAAAAATATCATATACAGCTGGTAACAGCTGATCTTTTTCATTTAATATTTTTATTCCTGGTCTTTTAAAGAAATC of Fusobacterium sp. contains these proteins:
- a CDS encoding GntR family transcriptional regulator, which translates into the protein MKFIKLDNKKTLSEKVYDRLKELIMDGELERGTKITETSIAKMFDVSPTPVREAFRKLASDGLIEVASWKGVIVKGIEQKDLLEIYECREALEGMVGKLAVRNITEEDIKVLEKILEKCNEAKTPEILIELNTEFHNELLKIAGNQRLSKLLNELMVVILYDRDISGRYSVRRKEIVQEHLDILEYLKKRDEKKVSELMAKHIKNGYEFIKNHNK
- a CDS encoding DUF6282 family protein — encoded protein: MENRSHAIELIKGAYDLHIHPYPSHVKRALNDFQLMDEADKVGLGGVLIKNHYEPTGARALLMNYSKKYKTKAYGGIVLNWPVGGLNPYALESSLNLGASIVWMPTRDAYNCLLHGDMEGDFFKRPGIKILNEKDQLLPAVYDIFDIVSKYGVPLATGHISAKESIILCKEGRKRNIKMVLTHPEWERTYMPLEKQKELAEIGVKIEKCWYNIAESNCTVEHMIRTIREIGTENIYISTDRGQVERKKPIEEFINFVEVLLKNNFKEEDIKNLICNVPKFLIKN
- a CDS encoding YcxB family protein, whose protein sequence is MNILFENKYYNEKDLYVEYIKDVHCKYTRKLGYILLILGVFYSCLYIFKIRTIPILILAILLLAFSLRLITIHKIYQKHLKKNAFNLHNGKIYESIFQFTENKVILREGSILMEFDYIQIKNLKEYKLIYTLMIGEKQGLLLKKDSFSIGTFDEFKKFIVNKIKK